From the genome of Candidatus Jidaibacter acanthamoeba, one region includes:
- a CDS encoding isoprenyl transferase: MHLTPPKHIAIIMDGNGKWAKAKLLPKNLGHKKGAEAAEKIIKACRKMGVEYLTLYAFSSENWQRPEEEVKYLMNLLKDYLINNISKFIKEGIKVKFIGERTNLSTKIQELIDKAEKESMNNTFTLIIALSYGGRDEIRQAALNFAHYIQQENKNIKEIAKEEFDQFLYTNNIPDPDLLIRTGGEYRISNFLLWQLSYSELYFTDKLWPDFGEKELSEAINDYNKRTRRYGR; encoded by the coding sequence ATGCATTTAACACCACCTAAGCATATAGCAATTATTATGGATGGTAACGGCAAATGGGCAAAAGCTAAATTACTGCCTAAAAATTTAGGGCATAAGAAAGGCGCGGAAGCAGCTGAAAAAATAATTAAAGCTTGCCGAAAAATGGGAGTGGAATATCTTACATTATATGCATTTTCTTCTGAAAATTGGCAAAGGCCTGAGGAAGAAGTTAAATATTTGATGAATTTACTGAAAGATTATTTAATTAATAATATTTCAAAGTTTATCAAGGAAGGAATTAAAGTGAAATTTATCGGTGAGCGTACCAATCTTTCAACGAAAATCCAAGAGTTAATCGATAAGGCTGAGAAGGAATCAATGAACAACACTTTCACCTTAATCATTGCTTTAAGTTACGGAGGCAGGGATGAAATTAGGCAGGCTGCACTAAACTTTGCTCACTATATACAACAAGAAAACAAGAATATAAAAGAAATAGCAAAAGAAGAATTTGATCAGTTTCTTTATACGAATAATATACCCGACCCCGATCTTTTAATTAGAACGGGAGGAGAATATAGAATCAGCAACTTTTTACTATGGCAGCTATCTTATTCGGAACTTTATTTTACTGATAAATTATGGCCGGATTTTGGTGAAAAAGAACTGAGTGAAGCGATTAATGATTATAATAAGAGAACCAGAAGATATGGAAGATAA
- the galU gene encoding UTP--glucose-1-phosphate uridylyltransferase GalU: MKKVRKAVFPVGGLGTRFLPATKSLPKEMLPVASKPLIQHAFEEAVNAGIEEFIFITGRNKSAINNHFDNVFELEQALSEKEKAEALCLTRDWLPAPGNIIFIRQQQPLGLGHAVWCARNLIQDEPFAVLLADELFITPNSKGLLAEMVEQYNQTQSNLVAVSEIPLNETHKYGIIKTRNNSSERVLKIEDMVEKPKPENAPSNISIIGRYILDSTIFDYLEKTPKGSGGEIQLTDAMKLMLHNQEFWGYKLQGKRLDCGVPMGFFEANIELALNNPESKQQATEIIKKIASQIK; encoded by the coding sequence GTGAAAAAAGTCAGAAAAGCAGTATTTCCGGTCGGAGGACTTGGTACAAGGTTTTTGCCCGCAACAAAATCTTTACCCAAAGAAATGCTACCCGTTGCCAGCAAACCTTTAATTCAACATGCATTCGAAGAAGCGGTTAATGCGGGAATTGAAGAATTTATCTTTATCACGGGACGTAATAAGAGCGCAATCAATAATCATTTTGATAATGTTTTTGAACTTGAACAAGCATTATCAGAAAAAGAGAAGGCAGAAGCACTATGTTTAACCAGAGATTGGTTGCCAGCACCCGGAAATATTATTTTTATTAGACAGCAGCAGCCGTTAGGATTAGGCCATGCCGTTTGGTGCGCACGCAACTTAATTCAGGATGAACCGTTTGCTGTTCTACTTGCCGATGAATTATTTATCACCCCTAACTCGAAAGGTTTGTTAGCTGAGATGGTTGAGCAATATAACCAAACTCAATCCAATCTTGTTGCCGTATCTGAAATCCCGCTCAATGAAACACATAAATACGGAATTATAAAAACAAGAAATAATTCTTCCGAGAGAGTATTAAAAATTGAGGATATGGTAGAAAAACCTAAACCTGAAAATGCCCCCTCGAATATTTCAATAATCGGCAGATATATATTGGATTCAACTATCTTTGATTATCTGGAAAAAACCCCAAAAGGCAGTGGTGGTGAAATACAACTTACCGATGCAATGAAATTAATGCTTCATAATCAAGAGTTTTGGGGGTATAAACTACAAGGTAAGAGGTTAGATTGCGGAGTACCGATGGGTTTCTTTGAAGCAAATATAGAATTAGCTTTAAATAATCCGGAATCCAAACAGCAAGCAACCGAAATAATCAAAAAAATTGCAAGCCAAATAAAATGA
- a CDS encoding phosphatidate cytidylyltransferase, with amino-acid sequence MIIIREPEDMEDNNIKERYIKQNLLPRTISAVILAPVILYLVYKGGYLFNSLITLLALLMSMEWVHIVNSNPLRQYKKLWYLLGIFYIALPCLSLIYLRQLDNGLNIILWLLLTVWASDIGAYVFGIAFGGAKLMPLVSPSKTWSGALGAIIFSCIIGGAYIKFSGLNIPSWLPMCFFLSIVAQIGDLAESGFKRIFKVKDSGALIPGHGGVLDRIDSVVTASVFIAGYYLINGNL; translated from the coding sequence ATGATTATAATAAGAGAACCAGAAGATATGGAAGATAATAATATAAAAGAACGCTATATAAAGCAAAATTTATTACCCAGAACCATATCTGCGGTAATACTTGCTCCGGTTATACTTTATCTAGTATATAAAGGGGGTTACTTATTTAATTCTCTAATTACCTTGCTTGCACTTTTGATGAGTATGGAATGGGTGCATATCGTAAATTCAAATCCGCTTAGACAATATAAAAAGTTATGGTACCTACTTGGTATTTTTTATATAGCCCTTCCCTGCCTTTCTCTAATTTATTTAAGGCAACTTGACAACGGTTTAAATATTATATTATGGCTGTTGCTTACTGTTTGGGCATCGGACATAGGAGCATATGTGTTCGGTATAGCATTCGGGGGAGCAAAATTAATGCCCCTAGTCAGCCCTTCTAAAACCTGGTCAGGCGCTTTAGGAGCAATTATTTTTTCATGCATAATCGGTGGAGCATATATTAAATTTTCAGGATTAAATATACCATCTTGGCTTCCAATGTGTTTTTTTCTTTCTATAGTAGCCCAAATAGGTGATTTAGCTGAATCCGGTTTTAAAAGAATTTTTAAAGTTAAGGATAGCGGCGCACTTATACCCGGGCATGGCGGGGTTTTAGACAGAATAGATAGCGTAGTAACCGCTTCGGTTTTTATTGCAGGATATTATTTAATTAACGGCAACCTATAA
- a CDS encoding ATP-dependent helicase: MQHLDNLNKDQFEAVTTIEGPLLVLAGAGTGKTKVLTTRISHILNLRNAFPSQILAVTFTNKAAKEMKHRVETLNGIAVEGLWLGTFHAIAAKVLRRHAKEVGLNQDFTIIDTDDQLRLIKQIFNDFNIDTEKHSPKLFLYQIGRLKDKAITHNKVPYNDSYFFGSKSLSELYAEYQNRLKNLNAVDFGDLLLYNIELFNNNLDVLSEYQRKFKYILVDEYQDTNVSQYLWLRLLAQQHNNICCVGDDDQSIYGWRGAEITNILKFDKDFLGAKVIRLQQNYRSTNHILGAATKLISFNQERHGKILWTDQQHGEKIRLNSFYDDKEEARYIADEIDSLKRFHSLPYSDIAILLRAGYQTRSFEESLNYQRIPYRIIGGMKFYERAEIKDTIAYIRALVNPNDSLAFERIINTPKRGIGAASLQNIHISAREKNISLFAAVKMLLNAGQLKGKAGQSLAELMQQFGRWTETLKTLSHTETVDLMLNESGYIDMWKTEATEEARERLDNVRELIRSLEEYGSLSEFLEHVSLVSDLDSIVNENVVNIMTMHGAKGLEFKAVFLPGWEEGIFPSSRSIEESGQLGLEEERRLAYVGITRSKEKLYISFANNRRIYGNYQYNQPSRFIDELPKEHFEIINSFGSLKPQFKKEEAFDCSLPSFLSSSASNADRLRRGQRVFHKKFGYGIILSIADDNAQVAFEKTSTKKVLLDYLEVS, translated from the coding sequence ATGCAACATCTCGATAATCTTAATAAAGATCAATTCGAGGCAGTAACCACTATAGAAGGGCCCCTTTTAGTTCTTGCCGGAGCCGGAACGGGTAAAACTAAGGTGCTTACCACTCGTATTTCTCATATTTTAAACCTTAGAAATGCTTTCCCAAGTCAAATCTTAGCCGTAACTTTTACTAATAAGGCTGCAAAAGAGATGAAGCACCGAGTTGAGACCTTAAATGGTATTGCAGTTGAAGGTTTATGGCTCGGCACTTTTCATGCAATTGCCGCAAAAGTTTTAAGAAGGCATGCTAAGGAAGTCGGTTTAAATCAAGACTTTACTATTATCGATACTGATGACCAGCTGCGTCTTATAAAACAGATTTTTAACGATTTTAACATTGATACTGAAAAGCATTCCCCGAAATTATTTTTATACCAAATTGGCAGGCTTAAAGATAAAGCAATTACTCATAACAAAGTCCCTTATAATGATTCATATTTTTTCGGCAGCAAAAGTTTAAGCGAACTATATGCGGAATATCAAAATCGTCTTAAAAACTTAAATGCGGTGGATTTCGGTGACCTTCTGCTATATAATATAGAACTTTTTAATAATAATCTTGACGTCTTATCGGAATATCAAAGGAAGTTTAAATATATATTAGTTGATGAGTATCAGGATACTAACGTCTCACAATATTTATGGCTTAGGTTACTTGCTCAGCAACACAATAATATTTGCTGCGTCGGAGATGATGATCAATCAATTTACGGTTGGCGGGGAGCAGAAATCACTAATATACTTAAATTCGATAAGGACTTTCTCGGTGCTAAAGTTATAAGGCTGCAACAAAATTATAGATCGACCAATCATATACTCGGTGCAGCAACCAAGTTGATTTCCTTTAACCAGGAAAGGCATGGAAAGATCCTATGGACCGATCAGCAACACGGTGAAAAAATTAGGTTGAATTCATTCTATGACGATAAGGAAGAAGCCAGATATATAGCAGATGAAATCGATTCATTAAAAAGATTCCATTCCTTACCCTATTCCGATATAGCGATTTTACTTAGAGCCGGTTACCAAACCAGAAGCTTTGAGGAAAGTCTAAATTACCAAAGAATACCTTATAGAATTATAGGCGGAATGAAATTCTACGAACGTGCTGAAATCAAGGATACGATTGCTTATATCAGAGCATTAGTAAACCCTAATGATAGCCTTGCTTTCGAGAGAATTATCAATACGCCTAAGCGCGGAATCGGTGCGGCATCACTGCAAAACATACATATTTCGGCAAGAGAAAAAAACATATCTCTCTTTGCTGCAGTAAAAATGCTTTTAAATGCCGGACAATTAAAAGGTAAGGCCGGGCAATCCTTAGCCGAACTTATGCAACAATTTGGTCGATGGACGGAAACATTAAAAACTTTATCTCATACCGAAACAGTTGATTTAATGCTCAATGAGTCTGGCTATATAGATATGTGGAAAACGGAAGCAACCGAAGAAGCGAGAGAAAGACTGGATAACGTTAGGGAGTTAATTCGAAGTTTAGAAGAATACGGCTCTTTAAGCGAGTTTCTGGAGCATGTCAGTTTAGTAAGTGATTTAGATAGTATTGTTAATGAAAACGTTGTCAATATCATGACTATGCACGGAGCTAAAGGATTGGAATTTAAGGCGGTTTTCCTACCTGGCTGGGAAGAAGGGATTTTTCCGAGCAGCAGATCAATTGAAGAGAGCGGCCAGCTTGGTTTAGAAGAAGAAAGAAGACTTGCATATGTCGGGATTACCAGATCTAAAGAAAAGCTCTACATTTCCTTTGCCAACAACCGTAGAATTTACGGTAATTATCAATATAACCAACCTTCAAGGTTTATTGATGAATTACCCAAAGAGCATTTTGAAATAATCAATAGCTTCGGAAGTTTAAAACCGCAATTTAAGAAAGAAGAAGCCTTTGATTGTTCCCTTCCCTCTTTCTTATCTTCAAGCGCTTCTAATGCTGATAGGCTTAGACGTGGGCAAAGAGTTTTTCATAAAAAATTCGGCTATGGAATTATTCTTTCTATTGCCGATGATAACGCTCAAGTAGCATTTGAAAAAACAAGCACTAAAAAAGTGCTTTTAGATTATTTAGAAGTATCTTAA
- the dxr gene encoding 1-deoxy-D-xylulose-5-phosphate reductoisomerase — MDIRTVQIQGSTGSIGTQTLKIIREHPDKFKVKTLSARSNWKLLAEQAVEFDVEDIIIENESFYNELKSSLSGKKINIHAGSDALIEIAGKPYDVTIAGIMGVNALEPTVAAIKSSKVIGLANKESIICASEIMLSSAYKYKTRIIPVDSEHSAIFQSLDLSQKDKVASITLTASGGPFRNKTLKEMENVTPEEAVNHPNWKMGGKISVDSATLMNKGLELIEACKLFNLLPSKVEVIIHPESIIHGLVNYDDGSTIAQLSHPNMCVPISYALFYPDRLNIKHKALNLSELSKLHFEAPDYIRFPLLKLAIDTASKSQSEIIALNVANEVAVKAFLQGKIKFLDIYHIVNNTLEKFNPIKLNTLQDTLQLIEEIYLSLSHL, encoded by the coding sequence ATGGATATAAGAACAGTACAAATTCAAGGCTCAACCGGCTCTATCGGCACCCAAACTTTAAAAATCATAAGAGAGCATCCTGACAAGTTTAAGGTAAAAACTTTATCTGCAAGATCTAATTGGAAACTGCTTGCCGAGCAGGCAGTGGAATTTGATGTAGAGGATATAATTATTGAAAATGAAAGTTTTTATAATGAATTAAAATCAAGCTTATCGGGCAAAAAGATTAATATCCATGCAGGAAGTGATGCTCTCATTGAGATTGCCGGAAAACCATACGATGTTACTATTGCCGGGATAATGGGGGTTAATGCACTAGAACCTACTGTTGCTGCAATTAAAAGTTCTAAAGTGATCGGCTTAGCAAATAAAGAAAGTATAATTTGCGCTTCAGAAATAATGCTTTCCTCAGCTTATAAATATAAAACCCGGATAATACCGGTTGATTCCGAGCATAGCGCAATTTTCCAATCACTTGATTTATCCCAGAAAGATAAAGTAGCTAGCATAACTTTAACTGCTTCAGGCGGCCCCTTTAGAAATAAAACCTTAAAAGAAATGGAGAATGTTACCCCTGAAGAGGCAGTAAATCATCCGAATTGGAAGATGGGCGGCAAAATTTCAGTAGATTCCGCAACTCTTATGAATAAGGGCTTAGAACTTATTGAAGCTTGTAAGCTTTTCAATCTTCTTCCGTCTAAGGTAGAGGTAATAATCCATCCTGAATCGATAATTCACGGGTTGGTAAATTACGATGACGGCTCAACTATAGCCCAACTTAGTCACCCCAATATGTGCGTTCCCATTTCTTATGCATTATTTTACCCCGATCGTTTAAATATTAAACATAAAGCTTTAAACTTAAGTGAGCTAAGTAAACTACATTTTGAAGCACCGGATTATATTAGGTTTCCTTTGCTTAAACTTGCAATCGATACCGCAAGCAAAAGCCAATCCGAAATTATTGCCTTAAATGTTGCTAATGAAGTAGCGGTTAAGGCTTTTCTGCAAGGCAAGATAAAATTTTTAGATATTTATCATATAGTTAATAACACCTTAGAAAAGTTTAACCCTATTAAATTAAATACACTTCAAGATACCTTGCAGCTTATTGAAGAGATTTATCTTAGTTTATCCCATTTATAA